One stretch of Schlesneria sp. DSM 10557 DNA includes these proteins:
- a CDS encoding MFS transporter, whose product MHGFDTAASPEEPTRSSAPWWKDLSRYHWFVLVVAALGWLFDTMDQQLFNLARVPAMRELLAPAPGVSPAQADVEFYGSISTSIFLLGWATGGLGFGILGDRIGRAKTMLLTILLYSAFTGLSALSWDPWSFAAFRFLTGLGVGGEFAVGVALVAEVMPVRARPFALGLLQALSAVGNISAAVISLVLFELEERGAVGSAWRIMFVIGALPALLAILIRRRLKEPEQWQAASDEQLQKQLGSYSELFGNPTWRRNAIVGLIMAASGVIGLWGIGFFSIDLTRSVFRKSFENDLRVAGEAEKDREFIRLLVSKPQLLSEAKAVPFPNQLLSPAAGNKDAEVIYSEVQKRVKAGETPTASEIASSLSKTDDERARRLEYLSGEEVSGDAAAVEGHTDRISKRAKKLTNQLGRWAAFTSVMLNIGAFFGIYAFTYVTYYTGRKPAFAVAFVLAMLSTVMVFGYLTEFSQIFWMIPIMGFCHLALFGGYAIYFPELFPTHLRSTGTSFCYNVGRFVAASGPFALGAFSKFVFHGYEEPMRQAGVTMSAIFLIGLLVLPFAPETKGKPLPE is encoded by the coding sequence ATGCATGGATTTGATACTGCAGCATCGCCAGAAGAACCAACGCGCTCTTCAGCTCCCTGGTGGAAAGATCTGTCACGCTATCACTGGTTTGTGTTGGTCGTGGCAGCGCTGGGTTGGCTCTTCGACACGATGGATCAGCAGCTTTTCAACCTGGCTCGCGTTCCCGCGATGCGCGAACTGCTCGCACCGGCTCCCGGTGTTTCCCCAGCTCAGGCGGACGTTGAGTTCTATGGCTCAATTTCCACGTCGATCTTTCTGCTGGGCTGGGCGACGGGCGGTCTAGGCTTTGGAATTCTGGGTGACCGGATCGGCCGAGCCAAGACGATGCTCCTGACAATTCTGCTCTATTCGGCCTTTACGGGACTGAGTGCTCTTTCCTGGGACCCATGGAGTTTTGCCGCGTTTCGATTTTTGACCGGCCTGGGTGTGGGTGGGGAATTTGCCGTTGGTGTGGCACTCGTGGCAGAAGTGATGCCCGTTCGGGCGAGACCATTCGCGTTGGGGTTACTCCAGGCACTGTCTGCTGTGGGGAATATCTCGGCTGCGGTGATCAGTCTTGTTCTATTCGAACTCGAAGAACGAGGGGCGGTGGGGAGCGCCTGGCGAATCATGTTCGTGATTGGGGCCTTGCCCGCGCTGCTCGCGATTCTGATTCGTCGACGATTGAAGGAGCCTGAACAGTGGCAGGCCGCTTCGGACGAACAACTCCAGAAGCAACTTGGATCGTACAGTGAACTGTTCGGTAACCCCACTTGGCGGCGAAACGCGATTGTCGGGCTGATCATGGCGGCGTCCGGGGTGATCGGACTGTGGGGCATCGGATTCTTCAGTATCGACCTGACCCGGTCCGTCTTCCGCAAGTCCTTCGAAAACGACCTGCGCGTGGCAGGTGAGGCCGAGAAGGACCGGGAATTTATTCGACTGCTTGTCAGCAAGCCCCAGTTACTGAGCGAGGCAAAAGCGGTCCCGTTCCCCAATCAGTTGTTGTCACCTGCGGCAGGAAATAAAGACGCTGAAGTCATCTACTCTGAAGTACAAAAGAGAGTAAAAGCCGGGGAAACGCCGACCGCATCGGAGATTGCCTCGAGCCTGTCCAAAACGGATGACGAGCGAGCGCGTCGGTTGGAATATCTTTCGGGCGAAGAAGTTTCAGGCGATGCCGCCGCGGTCGAGGGGCATACCGACCGCATTTCGAAACGGGCGAAGAAGCTGACGAATCAGTTGGGGCGTTGGGCGGCATTCACATCTGTCATGCTCAACATTGGTGCCTTCTTCGGGATCTATGCCTTCACCTACGTCACCTACTACACCGGTCGCAAGCCCGCCTTCGCGGTCGCTTTTGTCCTCGCAATGCTCAGTACAGTGATGGTGTTCGGGTACCTCACCGAGTTCAGCCAGATCTTCTGGATGATTCCCATTATGGGTTTTTGCCATCTCGCCCTGTTCGGTGGATACGCCATCTATTTCCCCGAGCTCTTCCCCACGCATCTGCGCAGCACAGGGACTTCGTTCTGCTACAACGTGGGGCGCTTCGTGGCGGCGTCCGGACCGTTCGCTCTGGGAGCTTTCAGCAAGTTCGTGTTCCACGGGTATGAGGAACCGATGCGTCAGGCGGGAGTGACGATGAGTGCCATCTTCCTGATCGGATTGCTCGTTCTACCATTCGCCCCAGAGACCAAAGGCAAACCGCTACCGGAGTAA